The following are from one region of the Geoalkalibacter subterraneus genome:
- a CDS encoding glycosyltransferase encodes MKVLHVVENFGAAGLENVVRNLVLNHNMEEPPQVCVLNELGCNGELLRSKGFKVWSLDWKKQAKSSFRLVRELRKIIKQEGIDTIHAHNFSPFYFCSFAALCTFKPLFVTFHGFINWRRPYTQVYAILSLFARKIVVVSDAMLEHYRPLLGGEKKLETVYNGIDLERFTSANAVSLRTELGIDESDFVLGSIGRISPVKNYPAQIRLVAALKDKIPNLKLVLVTSPSPDSSNLENELRILSDELGVADRVVFAGFRSDVENVLHSIDIFLMTSFSEGTSMAILEAFAAGVPVVASDVGGNVSLIEHDKNGFLFDLNDLNQLKKHILALWADGKKLESMSQQARESSAKFSIRGMISSYESLYAVNRALSSPDG; translated from the coding sequence ATGAAGGTATTGCATGTCGTTGAGAACTTCGGTGCGGCTGGGCTTGAAAACGTAGTTAGGAACCTTGTCCTTAATCACAATATGGAAGAGCCTCCCCAGGTCTGTGTTCTCAATGAGCTTGGTTGTAATGGAGAGTTGCTTCGTAGTAAGGGATTCAAAGTTTGGTCTCTTGATTGGAAGAAACAGGCAAAATCCAGCTTTAGGTTAGTCCGTGAACTTCGGAAAATTATAAAGCAAGAAGGTATCGATACCATACATGCTCACAACTTCTCCCCTTTTTATTTTTGCTCGTTTGCTGCGCTTTGCACTTTCAAGCCGTTGTTTGTTACCTTCCATGGTTTTATAAACTGGCGTAGGCCCTATACTCAGGTATACGCAATTTTGTCCTTGTTTGCTCGAAAGATCGTGGTCGTCTCTGATGCGATGCTGGAACATTATCGTCCGCTGCTTGGTGGAGAAAAGAAGTTGGAGACGGTATACAACGGTATTGATCTTGAACGATTTACATCTGCCAATGCAGTTTCACTTCGTACCGAACTGGGGATAGATGAAAGCGATTTTGTTCTTGGCAGCATAGGGCGTATTAGCCCAGTCAAAAACTATCCTGCACAAATTCGTCTTGTGGCTGCTCTCAAGGATAAAATTCCCAACCTTAAACTTGTTTTAGTCACCAGCCCCAGCCCCGATTCGAGTAACTTGGAAAATGAGTTGCGCATTCTTTCTGATGAATTGGGGGTTGCGGACAGAGTCGTTTTTGCCGGTTTCCGTTCTGATGTGGAAAATGTTTTACATTCTATCGATATTTTTTTGATGACGTCTTTCAGTGAAGGGACATCGATGGCGATTCTGGAAGCTTTTGCCGCAGGAGTCCCAGTCGTTGCTAGCGATGTTGGCGGGAATGTCTCATTGATTGAGCATGATAAAAATGGATTTTTATTTGATTTGAATGACCTGAATCAGTTGAAAAAACATATTCTCGCTCTTTGGGCGGACGGGAAGAAGTTAGAGTCGATGTCCCAACAGGCACGTGAATCCTCTGCTAAATTTTCGATTCGAGGTATGATTAGTAGCTACGAGTCCTTATATGCCGTAAACAGAGCATTGTCTTCCCCGGATGGGTAG
- a CDS encoding putative O-glycosylation ligase, exosortase A system-associated — protein MGIRDLILTVLGWGCVPLALTNAYYGLLGYVWLSVMKPQSLVWSASVIEARMAFFVMIALLLKHFATEGPKFRVAGPMIGILALWAWFAVCTLTSSYFDASLDTLIKFSKVILGPLIVTAIIDTPARFKVFLALLAACPGLYGLKLGLFGLMGGTTHHGGPIGLDNNDTALFIAMGIPLLFYVALTFKEKWLRCIYLLAFFLSGPAVIATTSRGGMLSMAAAYTAIFWIRYRTIKTVLLVVMLGFSLYAVVPEDTMNRYYTITEYEEDASAMGRIAAWKTAWNMAIDNPVWGGGLGLGAFMRNYPYYQEYEIDRPRATHSVWFQLLGESGFVGLGIFLLTIFSTLKMGFLLRNRAKTDLSGHRLEKFAEPLLVTVVVYLVGGTFLSQVRFEFFYYIITALCALFLICKRNEMFTGAASD, from the coding sequence TTGGGAATACGTGATCTCATTCTGACAGTCCTTGGTTGGGGCTGTGTTCCTCTTGCCTTGACAAATGCCTATTATGGTCTGCTTGGCTATGTCTGGCTGTCGGTGATGAAACCGCAATCATTGGTCTGGTCTGCTTCGGTTATAGAAGCACGGATGGCCTTTTTTGTCATGATTGCTCTGCTTTTAAAGCATTTTGCAACCGAAGGCCCTAAGTTCCGTGTTGCTGGCCCGATGATTGGGATATTAGCCTTGTGGGCCTGGTTTGCCGTGTGCACCCTGACGTCCAGTTATTTTGATGCTTCGCTCGATACTCTCATCAAATTTAGCAAGGTTATTCTGGGGCCTTTAATTGTGACCGCAATTATAGATACCCCTGCTCGGTTTAAAGTTTTTCTGGCTTTGCTTGCCGCTTGTCCTGGTTTGTACGGCTTGAAGCTTGGTTTGTTCGGGTTGATGGGTGGGACGACCCACCACGGAGGCCCGATTGGGTTGGATAATAACGATACGGCGTTGTTTATTGCCATGGGAATTCCACTGCTTTTTTACGTAGCTTTAACTTTTAAAGAAAAATGGTTAAGGTGCATCTATCTCCTGGCTTTTTTTCTTTCCGGCCCGGCTGTTATAGCGACCACTTCCCGTGGCGGTATGTTGTCGATGGCGGCAGCATATACTGCCATCTTTTGGATTCGCTATCGAACAATCAAGACTGTTTTGCTTGTTGTTATGCTTGGTTTTTCCCTTTACGCGGTCGTTCCTGAGGACACGATGAATCGGTATTACACTATCACTGAGTATGAAGAAGATGCTTCAGCTATGGGGCGTATTGCTGCCTGGAAAACGGCCTGGAATATGGCGATAGATAATCCCGTTTGGGGAGGAGGCCTTGGTTTGGGGGCCTTTATGCGGAATTACCCTTATTATCAGGAATACGAGATTGATAGGCCGCGGGCGACTCATAGTGTTTGGTTTCAGCTCCTTGGAGAGAGTGGTTTTGTTGGACTGGGGATATTTTTACTAACAATTTTTTCAACCTTGAAAATGGGTTTTCTGCTGAGGAATCGTGCCAAGACAGATTTGTCAGGGCACCGTTTGGAGAAGTTTGCCGAACCTCTTCTGGTTACAGTCGTGGTCTATTTGGTTGGTGGTACTTTTTTAAGCCAAGTGAGGTTTGAGTTTTTTTACTATATCATCACTGCTTTGTGTGCTTTGTTTCTGATATGCAAACGGAATGAAATGTTTACGGGGGCTGCTAGTGATTGA
- a CDS encoding glycosyltransferase yields the protein MKILLVSHRFPWPLSHGTYLRVHALAKRFVQSAEVSLFSFGANDELVQRYTDMGVRFCGMHDPPVDGRPRFVLSPFHHDEQFQNLLSEELERGDYDAAILFGAKMLQYAELFKGMKVVADVVDDPVLEWRRLLKVNWYRSEGLRLGRYLLGWFLYERRYAQHLDHVVFVSETDSKSFALRNRKVSAQTIVNGVDLDFFRPMTNLSSEKSVVFTGNMAHQPNLDAALYLLKEIAPRVWENDPDIRFVVCGANTPTKLTELATERVQVLGWVDDIREPIARAGVVILPMISGTGIKNKLLEAWAMEKPVVMTTLSCQGVNALAGENCEIADTAETLARVVLSLFESSSQAEKIAVAGRQCVETFHNWDRLAADYTDLLVEKD from the coding sequence ATGAAAATTTTATTGGTCAGTCATCGTTTCCCCTGGCCGCTTAGTCATGGAACCTATCTAAGGGTTCATGCCCTGGCAAAACGTTTTGTACAGTCAGCTGAGGTCTCTCTTTTTTCTTTTGGCGCAAACGATGAATTAGTGCAGAGGTATACAGATATGGGTGTGCGTTTTTGTGGAATGCACGACCCTCCTGTTGATGGCCGCCCACGTTTCGTTTTATCTCCTTTTCATCATGATGAACAATTCCAAAATTTATTATCGGAGGAACTGGAGAGAGGAGATTACGACGCCGCAATTCTGTTTGGTGCGAAAATGTTGCAGTATGCCGAGCTGTTCAAGGGAATGAAGGTTGTTGCAGATGTTGTTGATGATCCCGTGCTTGAATGGCGTAGGCTGCTCAAGGTGAATTGGTACAGGTCGGAAGGGCTCAGGCTTGGACGCTATCTGCTCGGCTGGTTTTTATATGAACGCCGTTATGCGCAGCATTTAGATCATGTGGTTTTTGTGTCGGAGACAGATTCAAAAAGTTTTGCTCTGCGGAACCGCAAGGTGTCAGCACAGACCATCGTCAATGGTGTTGATCTCGATTTTTTCAGGCCGATGACCAATCTCTCTTCAGAGAAGAGTGTCGTTTTTACCGGAAATATGGCTCATCAGCCGAATCTGGATGCAGCACTCTATTTGTTAAAAGAAATAGCGCCCAGAGTCTGGGAAAATGACCCTGATATTCGTTTTGTCGTCTGCGGTGCCAACACTCCCACTAAACTTACAGAATTGGCCACTGAGCGGGTTCAGGTTCTTGGTTGGGTCGACGACATACGTGAGCCGATTGCTCGGGCTGGTGTGGTTATCCTGCCGATGATTTCTGGAACAGGGATCAAAAACAAATTGTTAGAGGCGTGGGCTATGGAAAAGCCGGTCGTGATGACAACTCTGTCCTGCCAGGGGGTTAATGCTTTGGCTGGAGAGAACTGTGAAATTGCTGATACCGCAGAGACATTGGCACGTGTGGTGTTGAGTCTGTTTGAGTCGAGCAGCCAGGCGGAGAAGATAGCTGTGGCAGGACGTCAATGTGTCGAGACTTTTCATAATTGGGACCGTCTGGCGGCGGATTACACAGATCTTCTTGTGGAAAAGGATTAA
- a CDS encoding glycosyltransferase family 9 protein has translation MNPDCIFFNGDRPCKPHKKFSYTCPTCPEYTPITSHILIIKLDAVGDVERTTGLLQPLLQKYPGAAITWVTKKNALPLFKNNPHVYKVIEYGPEAQLNLLTSTYDLAINLDAAEDSCRLMTIAAAEKKIGYTWNPKGYAEPLNPEAEDWFEMGLWDDVKKANQRTYQDIMMEICGLEGRMTRPVFVLDDKERAFADEFAFRKQVNRNAPVFGLNTGAGGRWVHKKWTMEGYQSLIERLEELYPESSILLYGGPEEVERNAELARAGKNVIDTGCDNDLRQFGALVSLCDLMVTGDTLAMHIGLALEKRMVVLFGPTSLAEIDLYGSGIKIAPEGMDCLCCYRPDCDVRPTCMERISVEEVLTAIREQL, from the coding sequence ATGAATCCTGATTGTATTTTTTTTAACGGCGACCGCCCCTGCAAGCCGCACAAAAAATTTTCCTATACCTGTCCAACCTGCCCCGAATACACTCCCATAACCTCCCATATCCTCATCATCAAGCTCGATGCCGTCGGCGACGTTGAGCGTACAACCGGTTTGCTCCAGCCTCTGCTCCAGAAGTACCCCGGCGCGGCCATCACCTGGGTTACAAAGAAAAATGCTCTGCCGTTATTCAAAAACAACCCCCATGTCTACAAGGTCATTGAATATGGCCCCGAGGCACAGCTCAACTTGCTGACCAGTACCTACGATCTGGCTATCAACCTCGATGCCGCGGAAGACAGCTGTCGGCTGATGACAATTGCCGCTGCAGAGAAGAAAATCGGTTACACATGGAACCCCAAAGGCTACGCCGAACCGCTGAACCCCGAAGCCGAGGACTGGTTCGAGATGGGCCTGTGGGATGATGTCAAAAAAGCCAATCAGCGCACCTATCAGGACATCATGATGGAGATCTGCGGGCTTGAAGGCAGGATGACACGGCCCGTATTCGTACTGGATGATAAGGAGCGGGCTTTTGCCGATGAATTCGCGTTTCGAAAACAGGTCAATAGAAACGCCCCGGTTTTCGGTTTGAACACCGGAGCCGGTGGTCGTTGGGTGCATAAGAAGTGGACCATGGAAGGCTACCAGAGCCTGATTGAACGGCTGGAAGAGCTTTATCCGGAGTCTTCAATTCTGCTTTATGGCGGACCTGAAGAGGTGGAACGCAATGCTGAGTTGGCCAGGGCCGGAAAAAATGTGATTGACACAGGTTGCGACAACGATCTTCGCCAGTTCGGCGCATTGGTGAGCCTCTGCGACCTGATGGTGACCGGCGATACCCTCGCCATGCACATCGGCCTTGCCCTGGAGAAGAGAATGGTGGTTCTTTTCGGGCCCACTTCGCTCGCGGAAATTGACCTGTATGGCTCCGGGATCAAGATTGCCCCAGAAGGCATGGATTGCCTCTGTTGTTATCGACCGGACTGCGATGTGCGGCCCACATGCATGGAGCGAATATCGGTCGAAGAAGTTCTGACTGCAATCCGGGAGCAATTGTGA
- a CDS encoding glycosyltransferase family 4 protein, whose translation MNALICCYCDLRFGGGGATLARNVAISLKRAGFEVLILSHSNREVIRDSVENIPVEYHYVNSGWSWRWPLLVRERKLAAYLKKTIKCPDVFFSVSPFYVNAAKKAWPEVRIVYLFPCLLWRCLPFVSGGGARSFTDRFNHWLIGRSEKKALMSSDLTILQGPSVVEDVLDFVDVPREKLVVAPTGVDDMQQLLKKSRNEVRRYWNTPFSSRVFVTVGSLDRNKNQSAIIEAFSRLSDESAYLWIVGTGVMAADWEHYSAELGVAERVRFMGNRNDLADIYTAADVYVHAAWYDNFPNVYLEAMVCGLPLIGPRGEFPDVISPLDGIIEEKVHGVSYSLRQRDGLEGAMKYMLDRPEEELTEMGRRARVLALDAFSWEKYQSQLLQAVSMRNAEVIYES comes from the coding sequence TTGAATGCTTTAATTTGCTGTTATTGTGATCTACGGTTTGGTGGTGGTGGAGCAACTCTTGCGCGTAATGTTGCTATTTCTCTCAAACGTGCTGGTTTTGAAGTTTTAATATTGTCGCATTCGAATAGAGAAGTAATTCGCGATTCTGTGGAGAATATACCTGTCGAGTACCATTACGTTAATTCGGGTTGGTCGTGGCGCTGGCCTCTTTTAGTGAGGGAGCGAAAATTAGCAGCTTATCTAAAAAAAACAATAAAATGCCCCGACGTCTTTTTTTCCGTTTCTCCATTTTATGTCAATGCCGCGAAAAAAGCCTGGCCCGAGGTCCGAATTGTTTATTTGTTCCCCTGTTTGCTATGGCGTTGTCTGCCATTTGTTTCAGGGGGGGGGGCGCGGAGTTTTACCGACCGATTTAATCACTGGCTGATTGGCAGGTCTGAAAAAAAAGCGCTTATGTCCAGTGATCTAACGATTCTTCAGGGGCCTTCAGTTGTTGAAGATGTTCTGGATTTCGTAGATGTTCCACGTGAGAAGTTGGTGGTTGCTCCAACTGGGGTGGACGATATGCAGCAACTTCTGAAAAAGTCGCGAAACGAAGTTCGCAGATATTGGAACACCCCTTTTTCATCGCGTGTTTTTGTGACAGTCGGTTCACTGGACCGCAATAAAAATCAGTCTGCGATTATAGAAGCATTTAGTCGATTGAGTGACGAGAGCGCATACCTATGGATTGTTGGTACGGGTGTTATGGCTGCAGATTGGGAACACTACTCTGCAGAGTTGGGGGTAGCTGAGCGGGTCCGTTTTATGGGAAATCGGAATGATCTGGCAGATATTTATACGGCTGCGGATGTCTATGTGCACGCTGCCTGGTATGATAATTTTCCAAATGTTTATTTAGAGGCAATGGTGTGTGGCTTGCCGCTTATTGGCCCGCGAGGGGAATTTCCCGATGTAATAAGTCCTTTGGATGGAATTATTGAGGAAAAAGTGCATGGTGTATCCTACTCGTTGCGCCAGCGCGATGGGCTTGAGGGTGCCATGAAGTACATGCTTGACAGGCCAGAGGAAGAGTTGACTGAAATGGGGCGGCGTGCGCGCGTATTGGCCTTAGATGCTTTTTCTTGGGAAAAATATCAGTCACAGCTTTTACAGGCAGTTTCCATGCGCAATGCTGAGGTAATCTATGAATCCTGA
- a CDS encoding glycosyltransferase family 4 protein, with protein sequence MRQRTRITIGVDARTVFCPERRGTGKNLVDLYPRIAELRPDWQFVMYYEQEGFADPFSGIANISKKRIRMKGARWNLWENLRLPLAARSDKVDLLHCPAQSMPRLKLIPIIATIHDIIPLRFDAGGGGNAFKKSERVIRNSLLRSDAVLTVSHFSKSDMSDYFRVNGENIHVLTWAPDSQLCIATTGEIEQVRKKYGINKPYLFTFGATDPRKNTFRVIEAFARMKQNDVDGQLVISGIRDDRSAVYRQKAIAFGVEDDVVFCGFAPDSEIPALLCGAEGLVFASLYEGFGLPLIDAMACNTPALASNVTSLPEVAGDAVLYCDPLSVDSIACGMTEIMTCEKTRARLREQGAKKVKEYTWERTAKTVLNVFEKVLEVHS encoded by the coding sequence GTGAGACAGAGAACAAGAATCACAATAGGAGTGGATGCCCGAACGGTTTTTTGCCCTGAAAGACGTGGCACAGGTAAAAACCTGGTCGATCTGTATCCTCGCATCGCTGAGTTAAGGCCTGATTGGCAATTTGTTATGTATTACGAGCAGGAGGGATTTGCTGATCCTTTCTCCGGTATTGCTAACATCAGTAAAAAAAGAATACGAATGAAGGGTGCACGGTGGAACCTGTGGGAGAATTTGCGTCTGCCACTTGCTGCCCGTTCTGACAAGGTCGACCTTCTTCACTGTCCTGCCCAGAGCATGCCGAGATTAAAACTTATCCCGATCATCGCGACGATTCACGATATTATCCCACTCCGCTTTGATGCCGGGGGTGGGGGTAATGCATTCAAAAAGTCCGAGCGGGTCATCCGAAACAGTTTATTGCGCTCAGATGCGGTTTTGACGGTTTCACATTTCAGCAAATCCGACATGTCTGACTATTTCCGGGTAAATGGTGAAAATATTCATGTGTTGACCTGGGCTCCCGATAGCCAGCTGTGTATTGCAACCACAGGAGAGATTGAGCAGGTCAGGAAGAAGTATGGCATCAACAAGCCTTATCTGTTTACTTTTGGTGCGACAGACCCTCGCAAAAACACCTTTCGCGTTATCGAGGCTTTTGCTCGAATGAAACAAAATGATGTTGACGGGCAATTGGTAATTAGTGGTATTCGTGACGACCGTTCGGCAGTCTATCGGCAGAAGGCTATAGCTTTTGGTGTTGAGGACGATGTGGTTTTTTGTGGCTTTGCACCGGACAGTGAGATCCCCGCATTATTGTGCGGGGCAGAGGGGTTGGTATTTGCTTCTCTCTACGAAGGATTCGGCCTGCCCCTGATTGATGCTATGGCATGCAATACTCCTGCTTTGGCCTCCAATGTCACTTCGCTCCCGGAAGTTGCTGGTGACGCAGTTCTCTACTGTGATCCTCTATCGGTCGATTCTATAGCTTGTGGCATGACAGAGATTATGACCTGCGAGAAAACTCGAGCCAGGCTGCGTGAACAAGGGGCTAAGAAAGTTAAGGAATATACCTGGGAGCGTACGGCAAAAACAGTTCTTAATGTATTTGAAAAAGTTCTCGAGGTCCATTCATGA
- a CDS encoding polysaccharide pyruvyl transferase family protein: MKILIDNSGYDILNVGDTVMLRVALARIKKILPHAKLSILTRAPEVILRSFPGVSPLPPLSKLDLNIIRRPNQRFYKWLPWRISVRISDFEEQLWLNKTNWGLSNYGAIYGSETLKCLDDFDAVIGTGGGYLNSTFEGHAISVLTLIATAQRLGKPTFLVGQGIGPIKSKRLALTMEKVLNQLDLICIREKNSSYKVLEELCVDSTRIRVTGDDAIELAFNSRPNTLGDFVGLNFRKASYSAIDEKFACDISETICDVVENLNSKIIPIPISLSGLDDDEKATVNAVANKKLLVNFENNSDIMGDSAISAVGNCRVVVTASYHAGLFALSQGVSVLGIAKNQYYADKFNGLADMFGNVGCTVWHADRMHKDRLREILLELWSNADLARDILLEKALEQINLGDEAYLEVCNILDTSNRS, translated from the coding sequence ATGAAGATTTTAATAGATAACAGTGGCTATGACATTTTGAATGTTGGAGATACTGTAATGTTGCGCGTAGCGTTGGCTCGTATCAAAAAGATTCTCCCACATGCTAAACTGTCGATATTAACAAGAGCCCCAGAAGTGATATTGAGGAGTTTTCCTGGTGTATCTCCTTTGCCACCATTATCAAAACTGGACTTAAATATTATTCGGCGTCCGAATCAGCGATTTTATAAATGGCTGCCATGGAGAATTTCAGTCAGGATTAGCGATTTTGAAGAACAATTGTGGCTTAATAAGACTAATTGGGGTTTAAGTAATTATGGTGCTATTTATGGGAGCGAAACTTTGAAATGCCTTGATGATTTCGATGCTGTAATTGGTACAGGCGGTGGGTATTTGAATTCTACTTTTGAAGGCCACGCAATATCGGTATTAACTCTCATAGCAACAGCGCAACGTTTGGGAAAGCCAACATTTCTTGTTGGGCAGGGTATCGGGCCAATAAAATCAAAGCGACTTGCGCTTACTATGGAGAAAGTTTTAAATCAGTTAGATCTTATATGTATACGTGAAAAAAATAGTAGTTATAAAGTTTTGGAAGAATTATGTGTAGATAGTACTCGCATTCGAGTTACTGGTGATGACGCAATTGAATTAGCTTTTAATAGCCGACCTAATACTTTAGGTGATTTTGTCGGTCTTAACTTCAGAAAGGCCTCTTATTCGGCAATAGATGAGAAATTTGCTTGCGATATATCTGAAACAATATGTGATGTCGTTGAAAATTTGAACTCAAAAATTATTCCAATTCCAATATCGTTATCAGGTTTAGATGATGATGAAAAGGCGACTGTGAATGCTGTTGCGAATAAAAAACTTTTAGTCAATTTTGAAAACAACTCAGATATCATGGGAGATTCAGCTATTTCTGCAGTTGGAAATTGCCGAGTTGTTGTGACTGCTAGTTATCATGCTGGATTGTTTGCATTATCTCAAGGTGTGTCGGTTCTAGGAATTGCAAAAAACCAATACTATGCCGATAAGTTTAATGGTTTGGCTGATATGTTTGGTAATGTTGGATGTACTGTGTGGCATGCAGATAGAATGCACAAAGACAGATTGCGTGAAATATTATTAGAGTTATGGAGCAATGCTGATCTCGCTAGAGATATTTTATTGGAAAAGGCATTAGAGCAAATAAATTTAGGTGATGAGGCATATTTGGAGGTTTGCAATATTTTAGATACTTCTAACAGGAGTTAA
- a CDS encoding glycosyltransferase family 2 protein: MKYKVSVVMPVYNSEKYLRPSVESILNQTFQDFEFIIINDGSTDSSGTILKEYSKSDQRIKLIEQENKGIVSALNFGFEMSDSEYVIRMDSDDISMPYRIEHQLKFMDSHPGVGASSSVFEVIDEFGELVVTDKGELFSHCSSEMLAWSSLFTTVLCHPGSIIRKDVFSEIGGYRKEFQYIEDHDLWLRISSISKLAITSEPLIKYRHHGNNLSTIYGKDSKNKNLHAACLYDFLKKNDLNSYSFEDCMWLWHIYYHKRGSNLVEENPHIVNSLARKIILLYKWFVENHNDKIKDIKEDVVKIIFGLMKSSSRCSYYEKAKLLSIFLRFKLSHAF; encoded by the coding sequence ATGAAATATAAAGTTAGTGTGGTTATGCCTGTATATAATTCTGAGAAATACCTAAGACCTTCTGTTGAAAGCATTTTAAACCAAACATTCCAAGATTTTGAATTTATCATTATCAATGATGGTTCAACTGACTCGTCTGGTACAATACTTAAAGAATATTCCAAATCAGATCAAAGGATTAAATTGATTGAGCAGGAGAATAAAGGGATTGTGTCGGCTTTAAATTTTGGTTTTGAGATGTCAGATAGTGAATATGTTATACGTATGGATAGTGATGATATTTCTATGCCCTACCGTATTGAACATCAACTTAAGTTTATGGATTCTCATCCAGGAGTGGGGGCCTCTTCTTCAGTCTTTGAGGTAATAGATGAATTCGGCGAACTTGTTGTGACTGATAAAGGGGAATTATTTTCTCATTGCTCATCTGAAATGTTGGCTTGGTCATCTTTGTTCACAACGGTTTTGTGCCATCCCGGGTCAATAATAAGAAAGGATGTTTTTTCTGAAATTGGGGGTTATAGGAAAGAATTTCAGTACATTGAAGATCATGACCTCTGGTTGCGCATTAGCAGTATTTCAAAACTTGCTATTACATCTGAACCACTTATTAAATATAGGCATCATGGTAACAACCTTAGTACTATATATGGGAAGGACAGTAAAAATAAAAATTTACATGCCGCTTGTTTATATGACTTTCTCAAAAAAAATGATTTAAATAGTTACAGTTTTGAAGATTGTATGTGGTTATGGCATATTTATTACCATAAGAGAGGAAGTAATCTGGTCGAAGAAAACCCACATATTGTGAACAGCTTAGCTAGAAAGATTATTTTGCTGTATAAGTGGTTCGTTGAAAACCATAATGATAAAATAAAAGATATAAAAGAAGATGTTGTTAAAATTATTTTTGGACTTATGAAAAGTTCCAGTAGGTGCAGTTATTATGAAAAGGCAAAATTGTTATCTATTTTTTTAAGATTCAAACTTTCACATGCATTTTAA
- a CDS encoding glycosyltransferase family 4 protein, producing the protein MSDSVHCCSVLMTGPVGGQVGGMASVVRNLEQSRFCRLAVLDTGKNTTDGRSFLRGVLAQIVLLGRLVRMMRNNETEILHIHTCSGFTFWRDCLHFITGRVMGRRVVWHIHGANFDQFLDGNQGWRRALARWALSSADGVVVLSDQWRHCLAPYAPEARWCVIHNSVSVPSESRAKREGPTTFLFLGNLGQRKGVLDLVEATRRLLETGEDCRVWIAGNETEGGEVERLLTTVQQNGLSSHIDYLGVISGSAKDETMRSADVIVLPSYAEGLPMALLEGMAYGLAVLSTNVGGIPELVSEGRDGILIEPGDIDALARAMHKLSADKLLAEHMGRAARQKIINEYGMPAMTSKLSQLYLSFGH; encoded by the coding sequence ATGAGCGATTCTGTGCATTGTTGTTCGGTTTTAATGACAGGACCTGTGGGCGGCCAGGTCGGCGGGATGGCCTCGGTGGTCAGAAACCTGGAACAATCCCGGTTCTGCCGACTTGCCGTTCTGGATACAGGCAAGAATACGACCGATGGCCGCTCTTTTCTCCGTGGAGTTCTGGCGCAAATCGTGCTCCTGGGGCGCCTGGTTCGAATGATGCGGAACAATGAGACTGAAATTCTACATATTCACACCTGCAGTGGTTTTACCTTCTGGAGAGATTGCCTGCATTTTATAACCGGGAGGGTGATGGGCCGACGGGTTGTCTGGCATATCCATGGAGCCAATTTTGACCAGTTTCTCGATGGTAATCAGGGTTGGCGAAGAGCTCTCGCCAGATGGGCTCTTTCATCGGCTGATGGGGTTGTGGTGCTTAGCGATCAGTGGAGGCACTGTCTCGCTCCATACGCTCCCGAGGCTCGATGGTGCGTCATTCATAATAGTGTGTCTGTACCTTCAGAGAGTCGTGCAAAACGTGAGGGACCGACAACTTTTCTCTTTCTGGGGAACTTGGGACAGAGAAAAGGTGTATTGGACCTTGTTGAGGCCACTCGACGACTCCTGGAAACAGGAGAAGACTGTCGGGTCTGGATTGCCGGCAATGAAACCGAAGGCGGCGAGGTCGAAAGGCTTTTGACAACTGTTCAGCAGAATGGTCTCAGTTCTCACATTGATTATCTTGGGGTGATTAGTGGCTCGGCCAAAGATGAAACAATGAGATCAGCCGATGTTATTGTGTTGCCGAGTTACGCAGAGGGGTTGCCGATGGCGCTGTTGGAGGGGATGGCCTATGGGCTTGCGGTGCTTTCCACCAACGTTGGGGGTATCCCTGAACTTGTCAGTGAAGGCAGGGATGGTATTCTGATTGAACCCGGCGATATAGATGCCCTCGCCAGGGCGATGCATAAACTGTCCGCTGATAAGCTGCTGGCTGAACATATGGGACGTGCGGCTCGACAGAAAATTATTAACGAGTACGGTATGCCGGCAATGACTTCGAAGTTAAGTCAACTTTACCTCTCGTTTGGACATTGA